TTTTTGGACAATCAGGGCACTGGTAgggcttttctcctgtgtgtgaCCTCTGATGCTGGAGAAGGGAATAGCGCTTGGTGAAAGATTTACCACAGGCTACACACAGGTTGGGTGGGCCCTCTTCAGAGTGAGTGCGGACATGTTCGTTATAGAGAGCCCTTCGCATGAACCGCTCGCCACACTCCCCACAGGCAAAAGGACGCTCACCCGTGTGAATGCGACGGTGTTCAGCTAACGTGGTGCTCCGGCAGAAGTTCTTGCCACAATCGTCGCAGCGGTGAAGATTCCCACTACCTAAATGTCCTGCAGAGGCAGTTCCATTTTTTCCACCACTACCATCACCCTGGTGTGAAAGAAGATGCTCTACCAGCAAGGAAATCTCTCCAAAACGCTTCCAGCACTCAGTACATTTGTATGGCTTCTCACCTGTATGTGTGTTCAGGTGCCAGACCAGGTGAGCTTTGGTGCTGTAGGTGGTCCCGCAGTATTCACATCGGAATGGTCTTATGCCATCATGAACTCGCTGATGGCGGGTCAAGTTGCTCTTCAGCCGGAAGTTCTTGCCACACTCCTGACATTTAtaaggcttctctcctgtgtggatacTTTGGTGACTGGCCAATGCGGACTGGACAGAGAAGCAACAGCCACAATCTGAGCACatgtatggcttctcccctgtgtgggtccgCTGGTGGGCAAACAGTTCACAGGTCTTGACAAAGCTTTTTCCACAAACACCGCAGATTACCCGACCTACTCGCCGATGCTTTGCTACTAGGGTTGCTAAACATCTCTGAGATTTTATTCCTGATACTACATCTTCTCCCCTTTTGCTTGCAGGTTTTTCAGCTGTATCCATCTTTCTGTTTCCtagcagaaagaagaaattcaCATTGATTCATCTACCATCAATCCCCAACTACCATCAATCCTCACATTCTTCCTCCACAAGTCTTATTTTAACCACCATCGCTCCATCTATGCTCAGGGCCGGCTCCAAGGCaaagctgggtggcgcagggtgccagggcaccgggccgtcAGGGGGGTGCCACGTGGCTGTGCCTGCCAGATAGCCGCGGCGgcaaacggggcgggggcgccagagcgatctttGCTCCACGGcacccaatatgcttaagacggccctgtctatgCTGCATCATTTGCTGCCAGTTAGTCTTTAGATATATTTTTTACCAAGTCCTCATCTTCTTCCTTCGTCTCTATTCTTTCTGCATTGGCCTTGGGTCCCAAATGTGGGCACTACTGCAGCTTAGGCCAGTGATATGTGAAGAGCCTTTCTCAATCACAGTGAATTTATTTTCCCACCTCATTGTGGTTTCCAACCCAGAAAGTGCATGATGAGCTAGATGAGCCTCTCCATGACAGCTATTATGAAAGTTGCTGCAGGCCGGTAAGACAAGACTCCTGAACTGGcccacttctgaataaatatggcCCTTCCGCAGGGCCTCATTCTCAGCACAATGTGCTTGAGTTGTATTTATGGACTAACTCACCATCCCCACATCTTTTTATCCTGCTACCACCTCCTGCCCAGATCATTCCATCTTCCTAGCCACTCCAGGAAGGGAGCACAACCCTTAAGCAATCTTTGATACTCCTTCACTGCTAGAAGCTGTGGTTAGGATGTGGTTTGGGAGGTAAAAGTACAGAAGACCCTCCTCTTGAGCCTTTCTGTTGCTGGAAGGTTTCTAGTCCCCTGTTCCTGACTCTAGTGTTAAAACTAGCATCTTCAACTTGAGGGTGCtccttttaataaaaaatgtgCAGTGTCTAACTGTTGAGATGATGGtgattaataatatttaataCTTTAATACAGTGTTTCTTTAACTTTTTTCTCAGGGCcacacttttaaaacaaaaatttgcTCATaccaatttttttattgcttagaaatatattggaaaacaaaaggaaacaactCCTAtcagtgcttgatttatagcaTTGAACACAAcgactttataatatgatcatgggacatccaaaacatttttttaaatgcagctacATAGGAACATGAATAATTCTCAAAATATAATTatgagcctcttacatatgtatcttaaatatgtatacaaactcaGTCAGAAGTGTGAGCTCGCTTTTGTCAGGTAATTTCATTTCTATTAGGTCTAATCTGAGTTAAATGAACTCTCATCAACACAAAAAAGCCTTtcccttttctgatctttcagatttgtcagagttgaaaatccctgtttgCAACAGTATGCCATGGAGAAGTTcagaagaatagccaatgctcatggatactgtttctggttgtatatcccccccccccaaaaaaatttataCTTATACTATACTAAACTGAAATGTtgaaatatttcaatatttctttgattgtccttgaatctttctgccacacttgccatcctctcctacCACACTAGTGTGGAGTGCCACATCCTCTCCGAACCAACaaattaataatatattttttaaagagaggcaGTCAAGACCTGAACCTACTGTATTGACAGTGATCTTACCATATCAGTTACCtacttctgctgttgttttaatcacTGTGTGCTACCCCTCCTACCAGAGCTCACTTTCTCCAATTTACAAAATGGTCTTGGAGCTGTTCTCTAGTTCCTTGAAGCTAGAAGGCTATTCTTAACCTTAGAGCCTGTTTTGTTATGCTCCTTCCCTCAATCCATCTCAGGAGTTACAAGAGGTTTGCGGATAGAAATGCCCTgttcaaaggaaagaaaaagtaaGAGTCAGAGTAAGAGTTTATTGGGACTCAAGAAGACTTATTCTTAATAGCTCTTACCTCATGGATAAACTAAAAGCAGTTCCATGTCATTAGCTCATAATTACTGTAACATTTTCAAGCTTGCTTCCAGAATTGTGAAAGCTAGAAATTACTTTATCCTCCCACCTTcgcaaaaaaagaaataaatgaagacCAGCTGAAAACATCATCTTCCCAACAAAACCCTGCAAAAGCGTTATGTTGGCTACTATTCCTCCCCCCTCAATTACTATAGGCCATGCTGCCCAATCAGAAGACAGTCCTGCTCAGGCTAAAGAACACAGGCATCAGATACCTGGAGGATGTACTTAACAGAAGAAAAGAACCCTTACCTGGAGAAAAGGAGTCTCTTAATTCTCTTCTCGGTGTCTCTGTAGCTACATTCCTAAACTGTAACATGGTGTGCTTTTCCTTGGCTGAAAGGGACAGGTCCTAGCAGACactaaaacaacaaataaagaccTTGTGGCTGGGAGACATGTCTAACGTGAAAGATTCTCATGACCCTCCTCGGTCTTCTCCCACAACACCAGAAAACAAATCTACTACAGTACTAGTCCAGTATTTCCCATTTAGCTCATATACTTCTAGCCTACAG
The window above is part of the Zootoca vivipara chromosome 13, rZooViv1.1, whole genome shotgun sequence genome. Proteins encoded here:
- the LOC132593047 gene encoding zinc finger protein 345-like isoform X1 — translated: MLQFRNVATETPRRELRDSFSPGNRKMDTAEKPASKRGEDVVSGIKSQRCLATLVAKHRRVGRVICGVCGKSFVKTCELFAHQRTHTGEKPYMCSDCGCCFSVQSALASHQSIHTGEKPYKCQECGKNFRLKSNLTRHQRVHDGIRPFRCEYCGTTYSTKAHLVWHLNTHTGEKPYKCTECWKRFGEISLLVEHLLSHQGDGSGGKNGTASAGHLGSGNLHRCDDCGKNFCRSTTLAEHRRIHTGERPFACGECGERFMRRALYNEHVRTHSEEGPPNLCVACGKSFTKRYSLLQHQRSHTGEKPYQCPDCPKSFIASSALTQHRRIHTGETPYPCPDCGRSFSQKSVLTTHRRLHTGERPYKCQECGKGFSQSSALTQHLRTHTGESPYSCRECGKSFSGMSALKRHHLTHTGERPFCCDECGKGFKQSSTLVQHQRIHTHEKPYACLQCNKNYSQRAALAKHLRTHTKGALLSGTCSEPIDIRVYKELFVQPQEEEDNTENDMEEEANEVVVLPPGTWDAEVKEESELQWGNDIPFAETGSLSWMKKEEESDEAQEERRELSTVSLHIKKEPDD
- the LOC132593047 gene encoding zinc finger protein OZF-like isoform X2 produces the protein MDTAEKPASKRGEDVVSGIKSQRCLATLVAKHRRVGRVICGVCGKSFVKTCELFAHQRTHTGEKPYMCSDCGCCFSVQSALASHQSIHTGEKPYKCQECGKNFRLKSNLTRHQRVHDGIRPFRCEYCGTTYSTKAHLVWHLNTHTGEKPYKCTECWKRFGEISLLVEHLLSHQGDGSGGKNGTASAGHLGSGNLHRCDDCGKNFCRSTTLAEHRRIHTGERPFACGECGERFMRRALYNEHVRTHSEEGPPNLCVACGKSFTKRYSLLQHQRSHTGEKPYQCPDCPKSFIASSALTQHRRIHTGETPYPCPDCGRSFSQKSVLTTHRRLHTGERPYKCQECGKGFSQSSALTQHLRTHTGESPYSCRECGKSFSGMSALKRHHLTHTGERPFCCDECGKGFKQSSTLVQHQRIHTHEKPYACLQCNKNYSQRAALAKHLRTHTKGALLSGTCSEPIDIRVYKELFVQPQEEEDNTENDMEEEANEVVVLPPGTWDAEVKEESELQWGNDIPFAETGSLSWMKKEEESDEAQEERRELSTVSLHIKKEPDD